TGGCATGTTTGGTGCTTATTAATGTGTAATACAGTCTTTATCAGATGTTAATACGGTATCGCACCTTTACCAACAATGCCGAGGTTAAAAATAACAACATGGCTTATCGTGAAATCACCCAACCGCTTTTGGAAAACTCCACGGCAACATCAAAAAAAATCGAGTTTAATCTGGATGCGTCGATAGAACATATCGCTCACTGGCTTCCTGCTCAAGGGCCGATAAAAGATTTTATTCATCACAATACCTTACACGCTTTTCAGCAGCATCCTTTTCATAAAGGTATCGCTATCGCCGCAAAAACTTTCGGTGCTCGTAGTTATTTGCCTTTGGAAGATTATCAAGCGATGTACCAACAAGGCCGGATCAACAAAGCTGCGATTGAATGGGCTATCGAACATTCCGGTTGCACAAAACCAATGCAAGAAACACTTAGAGAATCTTTGTTCGAGGCCGATGCTACGAGTCATTATCCACCCATTTCGCTGGCTAACCATGGCATTCGCAACGCCTGGTTGACTCAGCTAGAAGTTAATCTCAATGCTCTGGTGCATCCGGTATTATTTCGGTTGTTGGGCAACTTTCTGGATCAGGGAATTAGTCGCTGGAGCTTACCAAAAAATGGCGAACATTTCTGGGACTGCGTATTACGCTTGGCAAAAAACAGTTTATTACCGCTATATCCATTAGATGAACCCGTTGTCCATGAATTATTATCGGCAAGCCCTGATGATGTCATTAACGTTTGCCTGAAAAAAATAGTCGGTAATGAAGAACTTTACGAACAATACCTTTTAGAAATGCTCTTGGCTCATCCTGGCTGGGCCGGTATGGTACACGTCATTGAACAAAATCCGAAGTCCCTGCTTGCCCGCCGCGAAATTTCACTTAAAGAAATGATTGCTGTAGAACTGGCTCTTGAACTGGCTTTTCTGCATAAGAAAAAAGGCACCCAATTTTCAGGTATTGCCGCCCTGCCCTACACCCAGGGCACTCCGTTACTTAAAGATGGCGGTTTTAAACCAATCATTCCATTACGTCTGAGAGTCTGGCACGAAGCAATGGAATGGTCACTGCATAGCGAATTACTAAAGGCTCTAAAACCCAAAGATACGCAAATCATTTCCCCTACCCAAAAAAAACTGCCTGAAGCCCAAGCACTATTTTGTATCGATGACCGCGAATGTTCATTAAGGCGTCATCTTGAAGCAAGCAACCCGGCCATTGAAACATTAGGAGCCGCCGGATTTTTTGGCATTGATTTTTTTTACCAAGGCCTGAATGATGCTTACCCGGTTGCCCAATGCCCCAACATTATTACCCCCAAACATCTGATCAAGGAAGCCAGCAGGAAACAACAAAACGATAAAACCAAGAGCAAATCAGGTAACCTGACCAATATGCATTTTACGGCGCATTCAATCTTCCGGGGCTGGCTCTTTACTCAAACACTGGGAATTGGTTACGCCATTCGAATGGCCTGGAATGTATTTCGTCCAGGTTCCAAATTGCCCAGTATAAGAACCTTAAGCGAAGTCGAAACACATACCCATCTACATTTACTTCGAGAATCAGAAGATCTCACGGAAGATGGTTATTTACTGGGCTTTTCCTTCCCCGAAATGGCAGATCGTGTGGGTGGGTTACTGCGTAATATCGGCTTGACACAACATTTCTCACCGCTGGTGGTCATCGTTGCGCACGGCTCCAGCAGCGTCAACAATCCGCATTTTGCCGCTTACGATTGCGGCGCGTGTTCAGGAAAGCCTGGCGCACCCAATGCCCGTGCCTTTGCCTGGATGGCTAATCATGATACAGTGCGGGCGATCCTGTTTGAAAGCGGCATAGAAATCCCCGTCAACACCCGATTTGTAGCAGCACTACACAATACCAGTCGTGATGAAATCACCTATTTCGACAAACAGTTGTTG
Above is a window of Methylobacter sp. S3L5C DNA encoding:
- a CDS encoding YbcC family protein produces the protein MLIRYRTFTNNAEVKNNNMAYREITQPLLENSTATSKKIEFNLDASIEHIAHWLPAQGPIKDFIHHNTLHAFQQHPFHKGIAIAAKTFGARSYLPLEDYQAMYQQGRINKAAIEWAIEHSGCTKPMQETLRESLFEADATSHYPPISLANHGIRNAWLTQLEVNLNALVHPVLFRLLGNFLDQGISRWSLPKNGEHFWDCVLRLAKNSLLPLYPLDEPVVHELLSASPDDVINVCLKKIVGNEELYEQYLLEMLLAHPGWAGMVHVIEQNPKSLLARREISLKEMIAVELALELAFLHKKKGTQFSGIAALPYTQGTPLLKDGGFKPIIPLRLRVWHEAMEWSLHSELLKALKPKDTQIISPTQKKLPEAQALFCIDDRECSLRRHLEASNPAIETLGAAGFFGIDFFYQGLNDAYPVAQCPNIITPKHLIKEASRKQQNDKTKSKSGNLTNMHFTAHSIFRGWLFTQTLGIGYAIRMAWNVFRPGSKLPSIRTLSEVETHTHLHLLRESEDLTEDGYLLGFSFPEMADRVGGLLRNIGLTQHFSPLVVIVAHGSSSVNNPHFAAYDCGACSGKPGAPNARAFAWMANHDTVRAILFESGIEIPVNTRFVAALHNTSRDEITYFDKQLLKQHPAPGLPAFQKAMKQALENNAGERCRWFELGPQSQTNKKAHQHVIERSSSIFEPRPEYNHSNNLYAIVGRRALTKNLFMDRRAFLHSYDPQTDTQGDIMARILSAVIPVCGGINLEYLFSRIDNSVYGAGTKLPHNVIGLLGVANGVEGDLRTGLPSQMIEVHQPARLLIVVEQMPAILDKTIAKLGGLKEWLDNEWVRFVACHPENRQLFLYSVNGWETVEFADDSETPQATISEEILLGQTETIPVHQFIRRHA